A single genomic interval of Mustela nigripes isolate SB6536 chromosome 7, MUSNIG.SB6536, whole genome shotgun sequence harbors:
- the CST3 gene encoding cystatin-C: MAGHLRTPLLLLAALALTLALAVDLGPRASRKNGKSPMVGGLLDADVNEEGVQQALNFALSEYNKASNDAYHSRAMRVVRVRKQVVAGLNYFLEVEIGRTRCTKSQPNLDSCPFHDQPHLMRKTLCSFQIYTVPWLGKTSLVKSSCQDA; this comes from the exons ATGGCCGGGCACCTCCGCAcccccctgctcctgctggccgccctggccctgaccctggcACTGGCTGTGGACTTGGGTCCCAGGGCAAGCCGGAAAAATGGCAAGTCTCCAATGGTGGGCGGCCTGTTGGACGCCGATGTCAACGAGGAGGGCGTGCAGCAGGCGCTGAACTTCGCCCTCAGCGAGTACAACAAGGCGAGCAACGACGCGTACCACAGCCGCGCAATGCGCGTGGTGCGCGTCCGCAAGCAG GTCGTGGCTGGATTGAACTACTTCTTGGAGGTGGAGATCGGACGAACCAGATGTACAAAGTCTCAGCCCAACTTGGACAGCTGTCCCTTTCATGACCAGCCACACCTGATGAGG AAAACGCTCTGCTCTTTCCAGATATACACTGTCCCCTGGCTGGGCAAGACCTCCTTGGTGAAGTCCAGCTGCCAGGATGCATAG